A single Vulpes lagopus strain Blue_001 chromosome 3, ASM1834538v1, whole genome shotgun sequence DNA region contains:
- the LOC121487089 gene encoding glyceraldehyde-3-phosphate dehydrogenase-like — protein sequence MVKVRVNGFGRIGRLVTRAAFNSGKVDIVAINDPFIDLNYMVYMFQYDSTHGKFHGTVKAENGKLVINGKSISIFQERDPTNIKWGDAGAEYVVESTGVFTTMEKAGAHLKGGAKRVIISAPSADAPMFVMGVNHEKYDNNLKIVSNASCTTNCLAPLAKVIHDHFGIVEGLMTTVHAITATQKTVDGPYGKLWRDGQGAAQNIIPASTGATKAVGKVIPELNGKLTGMAFRVPTPNVSVVDLTCCLEKANILQCRHTEPTNLSKLKRIEINEVLSLSRNEIRIQCQEEILGIQNYMEIKQPLNNHCVKELVKRK from the exons ATGGTGAAGGTCAGAGTGAACGGATTTGGCCGTATTGGgcgcctggtcaccagggctgcttttaactctggcaaagtggatattgtcgccatcaatgaccccttcattgatctcaactatatggtgtacatgttccagtatgattctacccacGGCAAATTCCACGgcacagtcaaggctgagaatgggaaacttgtcatcaatgggaagtccatctccatcttccaggagcgaGATCCTaccaacatcaaatggggtgatgctggtgctgagtatgttgtggagtccactggggtcttcaccaccatggagaaggctggggctcacttgaagggcggggccaagagggtcatcatctctgctccttctgctgatgcccccatgtttgtgatgggcgTGAACCACGAGAAGTATGACAACAacctcaagattgtcagcaatgcctcctgcaccaccaactgcttggctcctctagccaaagtcatccatgaccacttcggcatcgtggagggcctcatgaccaccgtccatgccatcactgccacccagaagaccgtGGACGGCCCCTATGGGAAGCTGTGGCGTGACGGccaaggggctgcccagaacatcatccctgcttccactggcgccaccaaggctgtgggcaaggtcatccctgagctgaacgggaagctcactggcatggccttccgtgtccccacccccaatgtgtcagttgtggatctgacctgctgcctggagaaagct AACATCCTCCAGTGCAGACATACGGAGCCAACAAACCTCAGCAAActtaaaaggattgaaatcaaTGAAGTACTTTCTCTGTCACGGAATGAAATTAGGATTCAGTGCCAAGAAGAAATTTTAGGAATTCAGAactatatggaaattaaacaacccCTGAATAACCACTGTGTCAAAGAACTCgtcaaaagaaaatag